The DNA window ATCGGACGTACGCGTGCTTGTGGAGTTCGGTGAGGTCGAGTCCGGAGTGCTCGGCGAGCAGGTTGCCGATCTCGGTGAGCGCGCCGTGGAACGCGTCCACGACCGCGTAGATCTCGATGCGGTTGCAGGTCGAGACGATCATCGCCTCCGAGATGTGGGCCGAGGCCAGCATCTTGTCGGTCAGCTTGGGACGGTCGGTGTCGGTGACAGCGATCCGCTCGAGGACGGAGACGGGAGCGCTCCGGTGCGAGATCCCGACGAGAAGCACACTCACGGCCTGATCACCGATCCGTTTCTGGTCGCGCCTACCGCCGCGGCTGCGGCGGCTACCTGAGGAACCTGTTGTTCGTTCCGGGCCATGTTGAACGAGAGCACCTGCATCTCCATCGCGAGATCGACCCGACGCATCTCCACGTGGTCGGGGATCTCCAACGCGAGCGGGGAGAAGCTGAGGATGCAGCGCAGTCCGGCGCCGACCAGCTGGTCGCACACGTCCTGGGCCGCGGAATCGGGGGTGGCGATGACGCCGATGGTGGGCTCGAGTTGCCGGCAGGCGTCGGCGAGTTCGGCGACGTCACGGACCACCAGACCACCGATCGTGGTGCCGATGCAGGCGGGGTCGGTGTCGAACAACCCGACCATCGAGAAGCCCCGCCGGTCGAAGCCGCCGTAACCGGCGAGCGCACGACCCAGGTTGCCCACGCCGATCAGCACGACCCGGTGGCCGCGGTCGAGTCCGAGCGCGGACTCGATGCGGGCGCGCAACCGGGTGACGTCGTAGCCGACGCCGCGGACCCCGTTGGGGCCGAGGAAGGACAGATCCTTGCGCAGCTTGGCCGAGCCGACCCCGGACGCGGTGGCCAGTTCCTCGCTCGAGACGATGATCGCGCCCTCGTCGGCGAGTACCGACAGGACCCGCAGGTAGGTCGCGAGACGCGTCACCGTAGCCTGTGGGATGTCACGTTGCGCCGGCGCCGGAGTCGTTCCCCGCCGGGAGCGGGACGAAGGCGAAGCAGCGCCGGTGACGCCGCGGGTCACTGACCCCTGCGCCTGGTGCTCCTCGATCACGTCGATGGCTCCTCGTCCGGTCGGCCGTGTACCCCGGCCCTCGCGCGGAAGGTCCGGGGGATTTGTTCACACCACGGTAACCGCTTGTGAAGCCATGCACAAAGTTGCTCAACCGCCCTCAGACGTGCTCTCACCTGCAGAGCGACCGAATTCGGCACTGTGGGGTGACCCTTCCCACTCCCCCTCCGGCCCCCGCCGTGCGGGCCCGGATTCAGCGGGAGGCGAGGTCCGCGCGGAGCCGATCCTCGTCGACTTCCCAGTAGCTGTGCTCCTTACCGTCCAGTAGGACGACGGGCAACCGGTCACCGTACTCGGCCCGCAGATCCGGATCGTCGGCCGCCGCCTCGTCGACGTCGATGCAGGTCAGTTCCAGATCGAACTCCCGGCAGATGTCGCCCAGCAACTCCCGGGCCGGAACGCACGCGCCGCAGCCCGCACGGGTGAGGAGGGTTATCCGGTTTCGCGTCTGGTCCATGCGATCCAGTGTTCCTCGAGCCCGGTACCGCCGATTCGGCGGCGGTGCAGCGCGCAGGTTCCCGACCGCTCCGTTTCGAGACGAACATCACACGGTCTCGGCGCCGCCCCGATCCGGGGCGATCGGCCCGGACAGGCGGGCTAGGGTGAGCCAGAGGTGTCTGCGACGCGGGAGGTGCGAGTGCCTGGGCGATCACTGCCGATCGGCGCGAGATTCGGGGTGGGCCTGTCCGGGATGCTGCGCCCCGGACGCCGCCGGATCCGCAACCTGCTCGGCCCGAGCGAGGCCGAGATTCGCGCCAACGTCGCGGGCGAGGCCAGCGCCGACGCCGCGCTCGCCCTGCAGGAGGCGGAGGCGCTCGAAGCCGCCGCCCTCGAGGCCGCCGAGGCGGAGGCGCTCGAGTCGGCCCCGGCACCGGAGACCGCGCTGCCGCCCGCCCCGCCCCCGGAGCCGGCCGTCCCCCTCGACCTCACCGCCGCCGCGTTCTTCGACGTCGACAACACCATGGTGCAGGGCGCGTCGATCATCCATTTCGCCCGCGGCCTGGCCGCCCGCAAGTACCTCCGCACGGCCGACCTCGTCGACTTCGCGTGGAAGCAGGTGAAGTTCCGGGTCACGGGCAAGGAGAACAGCGACGACGTCGCGGAGGGCCGGGCGAAGGCCCTGTCGTTCGTCGCGGGACGGTCGACGGCGGAACTGGCACGGCTCGGCGAGGAGATCTACGACGAGGTCATCGCCGACAAGATCTGGGCCGGCACGCGGGCGCTCGCGCAGATGCACCTCGACGCGGGCCAGCAGGTGTGGCTCGTGACCGCCACTCCGGTCGAGCTGGCGCAGGTCATCGCCAAGCGTCTCGGTCTGACGGGCGCGCTCGGGACGGTCGCGGAGAGCAAGGACGGGGTGTTCACCGGCCGGCTCGTCGGCGACATCCTGCACGGCCTCGGCAAGGCGCACGCGGTGCGCACGCTCGCAATCCGTGAGGGGCTCAACCTCAAGCGCTGCACGGCGTACTCCGACAGCTACAACGACGCACCGATGCTCTCGCTCGTCGGGACGGCGGTGGCCGTCAACCCGGATGCGGACCTGCGCGAACTCGCGAAGACCCGCGGGTGGGAGGTGCGGGACTTCCGCACCGGGCGCAAGGCCGCGAAGGTCGGCATCCCGACGGCGCTCCTGCTGGGCGCGGTCGGCGGGGCCGTGGGCGCGATCCTGAGCCGGCGCCGCGAGCGCGCACTGCTGGCCGAACTGGCCCGGGCCGAACGGGCCGACCGACGTCAGCCCATGAAGACGTTGCGCCGCTGCGCGAGCAGGCGGTAGAGGGTCTGCTGGATCGTCTCGCGCACGTGGTCGGTGACTTCGAACAGCACCATCGGGTCGTCCGCCTCGGCGGCGTCGTACGTGTCGGTGACGATCGGGGTGCCGAACTCGATGTACCACTTGGACGGCAGCGGTATCAGGCCCAGCGGCCCGAGGTGCGGGAACATCGGCGTCACCGGGAAGTACGGCATGCCGAGCAACCGGGCGAGCGGCGCGAGGTCGCCGATCTTGGGGTAGATCTCCTCCGAGCCCACGATCGAGCACGGGATGATCGGCACGCCGGCCCGCATCGCCGCGGAGACGAACCCGCCGCGGCCGAAGCGCTGCAGCTTGTAGCGCTCGGAGAACGGCTTGCCGACGCCCTTGTAGCCCTCGGGGAAGACCGCGGCGACCTCGCCACCGCGCAGTAGCCGCTCGGCGTCGGGATGGCACGCGAGGGTGTGTCCGGCCTTGCGTGCGATGTTGCCGACGACGGGCAGCTCGAACGCCAGATCGGCCGCGAGCATCCGCAGCGCCCGATGCTGCGGGTGGTGGTCGTGGACGGCGACCGACGCCATCAGCCCGTCGATCGGGACCACGCCGGCGTGGTTGGAGACCACCAGCGCCCCGCCGTGCGCGGGAATGTTCTCGACACCGCGGGTCTCCACCCGGAACCACTTCTCGAACAGCGGGCGCAGCGCCGGCAGGAACACGGCGTCCGCGAAGTGCGGGTCGTACCCGAACTCGTCGACCTCGTAGTCGCCGGCGAGGCGGCGGCGCACGAATCCGGCGAGGCCGGTGACCTGGTCGGCGACCCGGTCGCGCAGCCCGTCGAGCGGAGTCCCGGCGCGTTCGTCCACCGCGTCGGCGACGGCCCCTGGTGGTGCGGCGGCCGGGGGCGCGGAGTCGGGCTCGGGACGCCGGATCGGCGGGGTGGATGAGGGCGGGTCGGTCGCGCGACTGCGCGCCGAACGGGTGCTCGCGCCGCCGTGCAACGGAATCACCTTCGCCACGTCGTTCACGTCAGTCCCCTGCCCTGGTGTCGACTTGCTGTCTCGGTCACTGTCGTCCGGGTGCGTCATCCGGCCCGGGTCTCGGCCCCGACGAGGGCGAGCGCGGCCGATTCGGCCCGGTCCACCCAGCTCGTCCGGATCATCGGCGTGAGGCCGACACCGCGGACGAAGTCGTCGAGCGCCTCGCACGTGGTCCAGCGCGGCTCGAGGCCCAGATCGGCGTGCATACGCGCGGTGTCCAGCCCGCACCCGTAGTGGAAGTAGTCGAGCTGTTCGCGCGTGAAGGAGCGCATCTGGGAGCCCGTCAGTGCGCGGCCGACGCTACGGAAGAGCGCGAACGGCATCGGCACCTCGACCCGGCCGGCCCGCCGGATGGCCTGCGACAGCATCACCACGCCGTCGCCGGCCACGTTGAACGTCCCGGCCGGGCCGGTCGTCGTGGCTCGTTCGAGCGCGCCGAGCGCGTCCTCCTCGTGCAGGAGCTGCAGGCGGGCGTCGCGGCCGACGATGCTCGGCACGATCGGTGACGACAGGTAGCGCGCGACCCAGCCGTGCAACCGCGGACCCATCAGCGGCGCCAGCCGCAGGAT is part of the Rhodococcus sp. SGAir0479 genome and encodes:
- a CDS encoding redox-sensing transcriptional repressor Rex, producing MDVIEEHQAQGSVTRGVTGAASPSSRSRRGTTPAPAQRDIPQATVTRLATYLRVLSVLADEGAIIVSSEELATASGVGSAKLRKDLSFLGPNGVRGVGYDVTRLRARIESALGLDRGHRVVLIGVGNLGRALAGYGGFDRRGFSMVGLFDTDPACIGTTIGGLVVRDVAELADACRQLEPTIGVIATPDSAAQDVCDQLVGAGLRCILSFSPLALEIPDHVEMRRVDLAMEMQVLSFNMARNEQQVPQVAAAAAAVGATRNGSVIRP
- a CDS encoding glutaredoxin family protein; the protein is MDQTRNRITLLTRAGCGACVPARELLGDICREFDLELTCIDVDEAAADDPDLRAEYGDRLPVVLLDGKEHSYWEVDEDRLRADLASR
- a CDS encoding HAD family hydrolase, whose translation is MPGRSLPIGARFGVGLSGMLRPGRRRIRNLLGPSEAEIRANVAGEASADAALALQEAEALEAAALEAAEAEALESAPAPETALPPAPPPEPAVPLDLTAAAFFDVDNTMVQGASIIHFARGLAARKYLRTADLVDFAWKQVKFRVTGKENSDDVAEGRAKALSFVAGRSTAELARLGEEIYDEVIADKIWAGTRALAQMHLDAGQQVWLVTATPVELAQVIAKRLGLTGALGTVAESKDGVFTGRLVGDILHGLGKAHAVRTLAIREGLNLKRCTAYSDSYNDAPMLSLVGTAVAVNPDADLRELAKTRGWEVRDFRTGRKAAKVGIPTALLLGAVGGAVGAILSRRRERALLAELARAERADRRQPMKTLRRCASRR
- a CDS encoding lysophospholipid acyltransferase family protein produces the protein MNDVAKVIPLHGGASTRSARSRATDPPSSTPPIRRPEPDSAPPAAAPPGAVADAVDERAGTPLDGLRDRVADQVTGLAGFVRRRLAGDYEVDEFGYDPHFADAVFLPALRPLFEKWFRVETRGVENIPAHGGALVVSNHAGVVPIDGLMASVAVHDHHPQHRALRMLAADLAFELPVVGNIARKAGHTLACHPDAERLLRGGEVAAVFPEGYKGVGKPFSERYKLQRFGRGGFVSAAMRAGVPIIPCSIVGSEEIYPKIGDLAPLARLLGMPYFPVTPMFPHLGPLGLIPLPSKWYIEFGTPIVTDTYDAAEADDPMVLFEVTDHVRETIQQTLYRLLAQRRNVFMG
- a CDS encoding NAD-dependent epimerase/dehydratase family protein, encoding MQPPRVVLVTGASRFPGGFLVARLAQKPGVERVIAVDSVSPSKDMMRRMGRAEFVRADIRNPVIGKVIRGAEVDTVVHAATVAQAPKSGSRAAMKDMNVIGAMQLFAVCQKAPTVRKVVLRSASAVYGGSPEDPAKFTEEMSARRPPQGAWARDCIEIESYARGLGRRRPDIAVSILRLAPLMGPRLHGWVARYLSSPIVPSIVGRDARLQLLHEEDALGALERATTTGPAGTFNVAGDGVVMLSQAIRRAGRVEVPMPFALFRSVGRALTGSQMRSFTREQLDYFHYGCGLDTARMHADLGLEPRWTTCEALDDFVRGVGLTPMIRTSWVDRAESAALALVGAETRAG